GATGGTCCCCAGACCCCTGCAATAATGCAAAAATGAAACAGAAACGGAATAATCCCCCCCGGACCCCCGTATAAAAAAAGGCCGGCGGGTTGCCCCACCGGCCTCTTTTCCCACGCTCCAACCTTACCTCATCCGCACTTGGAGAAACCGCACTCCAAACAGGTATCACAGCCATCCAACTGCACCACGGCCATCTGGGCACACTTGGGACACTGGGTGCTCCCCGTCAACCCCTCTTCCGCCGCCATGCGCCGCTTGGCCTTCAAATCCTCGGTGACCTCGGAACGCAACATGCCGATATCCTGCAAATGCTTCTCAATGCACTCCCCGATCTCGGCCACCAGGCTCGGCATGTACTTGCCACCCGGCTTGAAATAGCCCCCACGAGGATCGAAAACCGAACGCAACTCCTCCACCAGGAAGGTGACATCCCCCCCGTTGCGGAAAACCGCCGACAACACCCGCGTCAAGGCCACGATCCAGGCAAAGTTGTCCATGTTCTTCGAGTTGATGAAAATCTCGAAGGGACGACGATGCTCGAACTCGGTGCCCGCACTGACAATGATATCGTTGATGGTAATGTAAAGAGCATGCTCCGACAACGGCGTGGTCACCTTGTAGGTCACCCCCTCCAACTTGTCGGAACGCTCCAGCAAAGGCTGCATCTGAATCACCTTGGCCGGTGGCACCGCCGCTTCCTGCTTGCGACGCGACTTCTCCTCCACCTTGGCAGGCTCGGCCTTGGCAACCGGCGCATCGGTCACCACTTCGTAACTGACAATCTTCTTGCTGATGTTCACCGCCATGTCGATTTGGTCTCCCAGCCTTTCTGTCCGTAGCAAGTCCCTGTTGGCGGGCGGAATCCCTGCCCGCCATCTATAGTCTTCCGTAATAACCTTCTTTAAGGGCATCGAATAAATTGGCAGCGGTATGCACCTCGCCATCGTACTCCACCTCTTCGTTACCCTTCAGCTCCAGAATGGTACCATCTTCCAAAGCAAAACGATAGGTGGTTGCAGCGAGATCCTCCTCTTTGACCAACACCCCCTGAAACGCCTCGGGATTGAACCGGAAGGTGGTGCAACCCTTGAGGCCCATCTGATACGCATAGAGATAGATGCCCTTGAACTCCTCGTAAGGGAAGTCCGTGGGCACGTTGATGGTCTTGGAAATGGAGGAGTCGATCCATTTCTGTGCCGCCGACTGAATGTCCACATGCGCCCGTGGCGCGATGGTGTTGGTGTCGGCAAAAAAAGGCGGCAGACGATTGGCCTCCTCCTCCGCGCCGGGCTCGGCATGGGGGTTGACCAGAGTGCGGTAGGCCATCAATTCGAAGGAGAGCACATCCACCTTCTCCTTGGTCTTGCGCCCCTCCCGAATCACGTTGCGCGAATACTTGTGGGCGAAACTGGGCTCGATGCCGTTGGAAACGTTGTTGCCCAACGAAAGAGAGATGGTCCCCGTGGGGGCCAGGGAGGTGTGATGGGTGAAGCGACACCCCTCCCGCATGATGCGCTCCCGCAAAGCCTGGGGAAACTGAGCCATGTACCGGCTGTACCGCCCCAGCAACACCTTACCCGCCACCCGGTCCCCCAGGGCGTAACCATCCTGCACCATCTCGGGCCGCTTGGCCAGCATGGCGCCATCCACGGTGAACAACTCCTCCATGATGGGCGCCGGTCCCTTTTCGCTGGCCAGCTCCACCCCCGTCTCGAAACCGGCGATGGCCATCTCCCGCGCCACCTGCTCGGTGAAGGCCACCGATTCGGGATCCCCGTAAACCCGGCCCAACATGGTCAGACAGGAGCCCAGCCCCAGAAAGCCCATGCCGTGACGCCGCTTGCGCACGATCTCCCGCCCCTGGGAGGCCAGCGGCAGGCCGTGAATCTCCACCACGTTGTCGAGCATGCGGGTGAAAATGCGCACCACCTCGCGAAACCGCTCCCAATCGAAAACCGCCTTGCCGCTGAAGGGGTTCTTGATGAACTTGACCAGATTGATCGACCCCAGCAGACAGGCGCCGTGGGGCGGCAACGGCTGCTCCCCGCACGGGTTGGTGGCCCGGATATCCTCGTCGAACCAGTTGTTGTTCATCTCGTTCACCTTGTCGATGAGGATGAACCCCGGTTCGGCATAATCATAGGAAGAGGAGAGGATGGCATCCCATACCCGCCGCGCGGGCAGACGCCGGTAGACCCGACAGGCCACCTCGCCGCGACCGTTGGTCTTGTAGCCATCGGTCACCGGCCAGGGCCGGTAGCGGATTTCGCAATCGGGATCCTCCAGCTCGTGCCGGTTGGCCGGGAAGAGCAACTCCCAATCCTGATTGTTCTTCACCGCCTCCATGAAGGCATCGGTGATCAGACAGGAGAGGTTGAACTGCCGCAGACGCCCGTTCTCCCGCTTGGCCCGGATGAACTCCAGGATATCGGGATGGGTGATGTCGAAGGTGGCCATCTGCGCGCCGCGCCGCCCTCCCGCCGAGGAGATGGTGCGACACATGGCGTCGAAGATATCCATGAAGGAGAGCGGACCCGAGGTGCTGGCCCCGGCTCCGGCCACGAAAGCGCCCCGGGGACGCAAGGTGGAAAACTCGTAACCGATGCCGCAACCGGCTTTCAGGGTCAAACCCGCGTCGTGAACGGAGCGCAGGATGTCGTCCATCGAATCCCGCACCGTGCCCGAAACCGTGCAGTTGATGGTCGAGGTGGCCGGTTTGTGCTGCCGGGCCCCCGCATTGGAGATGATGCGTCCGGCGGGAATGGCCCCGTTGAGCAGCGCCCAGAAGAAGCGTTCGAACCAGAATTGCCGCTTCGGCTCGACCTCCACCATGGCCAGAGCCATGGCCACCCGGCGGTAGGTATCTTCCACCGTGGCATCCAACGGCTGCCCATCCTTGGTCTTGAGACGGTATTTCTTGTCCCAGATATCCCAGGATGCCGCTTGCATCACCACCTCTTCGGGGTTCACGGAAAATTGGAGTTCGGCTTTATGGAACATGTCGCTTGCTTTCCTGACAGGAGACCGAACGACGCGCACCGACCGCCCGAAGGCTGCCAACCTGCCCCGCTCCCCACCCCTTCCGGAGAGACAACAACACCCTAACGGGTTTATGCAATCCGTATACCAGCACCGAGTCTCGCCTCAAAAGCCGAAGAATGTCCTTGGAATCGGGAATCTTTCTACACCCTTTGAGCGGCGCTTGGAAGGGATAATCATTGCCTGCCTCACGATTGGGCAGATTTAAAAAGTCTAAATAAATCAGTGCCTTGTCTTGCATACAAAAAATCCTTCCACTTGTCAATTGCCTTCGTGCAAAGGTCCGTCGTTGCTGGAATTTGTGGCTTCGGGAAGCGGGATTCCACCTCTTGCGACCGCAAAGCAAGGCCTGTAAATATTTTTCCTTGCTATTTCACGCAAAAGAAGATTTTCCCTCCCCAAACCATCCGTCAAAGAGCATAACACATTCGAAAGCCCTTGATCAGGCCAGGGACATCCCACCATTTTCTTCCCAAACATGGGGGAAATCCCCAGGGGCGCCTTTGCAAAAGGGGACGGGTAGGCTATCCTTGGCGTTCGAAATTTCCCCAGGGGGATTGAACGCCACTTTCTCGTCGTGATCAGGCAGGCTTATCGTGTCCAATACCGTATCGTTCGGCTTCAAGGAGATTCCCATCACCGACAAGGTGCGCGAGGTCAAGCGCATCTTCGATACCGTGGCGGATCGCTACGATCTGATGAACGATCTGATGTCCCTGGGCATCCACCGCCTGTGGAAGGATCAGGCCATTCGCACCCTGCGGCCCGGCAAGGGCTGGCGGGTGCTGGACGTGGCCGCCGGAACCGGCGATCTGGCCCAGCGCATCCACCCCAGGATCGGGGAGACGGGACGCATCCTGCTCTACGATATCAACTACCGCATGCTGGAAACCGGACGGGACCGCCTGACCAACGAAGGTCTGCTCTCCGGCCTCGACTGGGTTCAGGGCGATGCCGAGTCCCTGCCCTTTCCGGACAACAGCTTTCACGGGGTGACCATCGGCTTCGGCATTCGCAACGTGACCCGCATCGAAACCGCCTTTCGGGAGATGTTCCGCGTGTTGCGTCCCGGCGGGCGGCTGATGTGCCTGGAGTTCTCCCGTATGGCCATTCCCGCCCTGCGGCCCCTCTACGACACCTACTCCTTCCGCCTGCTGCCCCAGATCGGCCATTGGGTGGCCGGGGACCGGGACGCCTATCAGTATCTGGTGGAGTCGATCCGCCGCTTCCCGGATCAGGAGACCCTCAAGGCGCTGCTGGAGCGTTGCGGTTTCTTCGGGGTGCGCTATTCCAATCTCTCCGGCGGCATTGCCGCCATCCATCTGGCTCACAAGGTCTGACAACATGCCTACCCGACTGCTCGCCCTGCCCTTGAAACTGTTGCCGCAGCCGTTCACCGCGGTCTCCCTGGGCATCACCCTGAACCTCTTCTTCAGCCGCTACCCCGCCTTGAAGGAGCGCTTGAGCGAACTCGGGGGCAAGATCTTCGAATTCGACGTGGAGGATCTGGGCAAGCAGTTCTACATGCGGGTGGAAGACAACGGCGGGATTCTGCTGCACACCTATTGCGACGACGATTGCCACGTCACCATGGCCGGGGAAAGCACCGCGTTCCTGGACCTGCTGACCGGTCAGGCCGATCCCGATTCGCTCTTCTTCTCGCGGCGTCTCAAGCTCTCCGGCGAGACCGACACCGGGTTGAGGTTCAAGAATCTGTTGGACAACGTGGAGATCGACTGGGAAAAGGAGATGGCCTCCGTGGTGGGCGGACCGATGGCCGGCGTACTGGATGGCTGGCGCAAACAGACCTTCGCCGGCATGCAGCAGGGCCGGAAGATCGTGGAGGCCGGTGTGGAACGTTGGGTGGGCAATACCGGTCTGCCCCGCAAGGGCGAACTGGAACCGCTGCACCAGGCGGTGGAGGTTTTGGGGGAGACCTTGGGCCGCCTGGAGGCGCGGGCTTCCCGACTGGAAAAACGCCTGGCCCTGCAGAGCAAGGCCAAAACCCCGAACCCGTGAGGTCCACGGCCTTTTAATATTTATCTTTTAAGTATCAAAAAAAGAAAATGTTCTGTCCTTTGACTTTGCCATTTTATATTTTATACCAATGAAGACTTTTAAAATTCAAAGATACAAAGTCAAAGGATAGAACATTTTCTTTTTTTGATACTTAAAAGATAAATATTGAAAGGCAGTCCTTCAATATCAATCCCTGACCCCCGACCAGGAAACCCGAATCGATCATGCTGACCACCTTGCGCACCCTTCTCCGCCTCTGGTTCATCCTGCGGATCGTGGTGCGTTACGATGCCCTGCCCCTGCTCTCCGAAAAGGCCCTGCCCTACCGCATCCTGGTCTGGCTCGCCGGTCTGCGCCCGTCGACACGCGCCCTGCGCCGCCGGTACACCTCCTCGGAACGCATGCGCAAAGCCCTGGAAGCCCTCGGCCCCACCTTCATCAAATTCGGTCAGGCCCTCTCCACCCGGGTGGAATCCCTGCCCGAAGAGGTGGCCCGGGAGATGAAAAAGCTCCAGGACGAGGTGCCCCCCTTCCCCTTCGAAAAGGTGCGCGAAACCATCGAGGAGTCTCTCAAGGGCCGCCTGGAAGACTTTTTCCCCCAGTTCGACTCCGTTCCCGTGGCCTCCGCCTCCATCGCCCAGGTGCATCACGCCTTCACCAAAGAGGGACGCGAGGTGGCGGTCAAGGTCAAACGCCCTCAGATCGACGCCGTGGTGGAGTCGGATATTCGCATGCTGTCGCAACTGGCGGGCCTGGTGGAGATGTACGTTCCCGAGTGGCGCCGCTTCCGGGTGCAGAAGGTGGTGGACGAGTTCGCCGCCACCATCCGTTCCGAAATGAACTTCCAGGTGGAAGCCGCACGGGCCCAGCAGTTCCGTGACAACTTCCGCCTCGACAAGGAGTTGCGCATTCCCGAGGTGATCTGGTCCCTCTCCGGCCAGCGGGTCATGACCCTGGAATGGATCGACGGCTTTCCCATCGACGAACTGCGGGATCACCCCGAATTCGCCAGCCGGGTGGATCGCATCTCCCGCAACATCGTCACCGCCTTTTTCAAACAGGTCTTCCGGGACGGCTATTTTCACGCCGACCAGCACCCCGGCAACATCTTCGTGACCCCGGACGGCACCATCGTCATTCTCGATTTCGGCATCACCGGGCAGGTGTCGATGCAGACCCGCATCTGGCTGGCGGTGATGCTGCAGGGCTTTTTGATGCGGGACTACCGCAAGGTGGCGCGGGTGCATCTGGACGCGGGCTACATCCCCATGGACACCGACATGGGTGAATTCGAGGAGGCCTGCCGTCAGATCGGCGAGCCGGTCTTCGGTCAGCCGCTGAAGGAGATCTCCATCGGCAAGCTGCTGGCCCAGTTGTTCAAGGTGACGGAGCAGTTCAACATGCCGGTGCAGCCGCAACTGCTGCTGCTGCAAAAGACCATGGTCACGCTGGAGGGGGTGGGTCGGGAGATCAACCCGGAACTCAACGTCTGGCTGCTGGCGGAGCCGTTGATCCGGGAGTGGATGATGGATCATCTGGGGCCGAAGGGGCGGTTGCTCAACGCCCGGGAGACCATCAGCAACAGTCTGCACGCCACCACCCAGTTGCCGGAGCTGCTCTACACCGGCATCGAACGCCTGGCGCGGGACCGGGTGCGCATGCGCCTGCATCCCGAATCGCTGCAAACCCTGGAGGAGCGCATGAACGTGGGTTTCCGCCAGCAGGTGGCGGCCATTTTCGGCGGGGCGCTGTTGATGTCGGCGGCCATGCTGATCGCCTCGGGCTCCTCCGCCTGGTGGTACGTCCCCGCCCTGGGACTTTCGGCAGGCCAGTTCCTCAAGGCCTCACGCCTGCTTAAATAATTTCTTACTGGAGAAAAAACCGCAAAACGCCAACAATCAAGCAGGAATATCTTCCACATCCCTTGCCTTGTAATATTTTTCTTTTAAGTATCAAAAAAAGAAAATGTTCTGTCCTTTGACTTATCCTTTATCCTGAATCCGTTATCCTTCAGGCTCGCCCAGCTCAAGGCCATCCTTTTCGGGGGCCTTTTCCCGAAAAGGATGGCCCAAAAGCGAGCCCGCCATGGGTCCTTTCAGCGCCAATCGTCTTGTTGATTGGCGCTGAAAGGAGTGGATTGCCCGACGGAGGTTGCCACATCCCCCCCCTTTCGGGATATCATGGCGCACATGCGTACCTCCTCCGCCCTCCTGCATCGCGCCTTGCTCATCATCGCCCTCGGGGTGGTGGTGGCCACCGTTTTGAATCTTCTGGCGGTGCGGCTGCTGCTGTTGCCCGATTTCCTGCGGTTGGAAGAAGACAAAGCCCGGCAGTCCCTTTTTCAGGCCCGCAAGCTGCTTCTGGGCGAATTGAGCCATCTGGGGGACACCACCGCCGACTGGGGCGTCTGGGAAGATACCTTTGAGTTCATGCGCAACCGCAATCCGGAATACATTGCCAAGAATCTCACCCCCGAGACTCTGACCAATCTGAAGTTGAACCTCATGGCCCTTTACGCACCGGAGGGCCTCAAGGTTTGGGGAACCGTTATCGATTCCGCGGAAAAGAAGGAGCTGCCCCTGCCCCCCTTCGATGCGCCGTTTCTGGACCGGGAACACCCCTTGCTGCGCATTTCCCCGGGATCCACCAAAGAGAGCGGCTTCTGGCCCACCTCAGCGGGACTGCTCTTCGTGGGACGATCGCCCATCCTGAAAAGCAGCGCCTCCGAAGAGCGTCAGGGCACGCTGCTGATGGGGCGGCTGCTGGACCGCACCTACCAGGAGACGCTACAGGCCATGCTGCCGGAGGGCACCACCCTGCAGGCCTTCCCCTCGGCACAGACGGGCGATGCCCTGAAACGGGCCCTGGCCTGGGAGCTCAAGAACCATATCAACCAGGCGGAAGAGGGCATTCGCATCACCCGTGGCAAAGAGCATGTCACGGCCCAGATGCTGCTGCCGGACATCGAGGGCCGCCCGGCGCTGCTGATCACCACCCGTTTCGGCACGGAAATCAGCGGTCGCGGCGAGTTGCTCTTCACCTATCTGTTGTTGACCATCGGCGTCAGCGGCGGACTGGTGCTGCTCGGGGTGGGCTGGTTCTTCGAACGCAAGGTGGTGGGACCGGTCTGGCGGCTGCGTCAGATCGCTTGCGATCTCGACATTCACGATCCGCAAAAGGTGCAGGATTGCCTGAACCGACTGAAGACCCTGGGTCTCGAAGAGAAGGCCGAGGTGCGCGCCCTGGCGGCTGGACTGGAGGAGCTGCTGCTGCGCAGCTCCCGCCAGGCGGAAGAGTTGGCCAGTCTCAATCGGGAACTGGTATCCGAGGTGGAGCAACGCCTCGCTGCGGAACAGCGTCTGCAGCAACTCAACGAAACCCTCTCCCGTCTGAGTCGCACCGACGCCCTGACCGGACTGGCCAACCGGCGCGCCTTCGACGAAATACTCTCCCAGGAGTTGAAACGCTGCCAGCGCATGGGGCAGACCCTGGCTTTGCTCCTGATGGACGTGGACCGCTTCAAGGCCTTCAACGACACCTACGGCCATCCGGAAGGGGATGAGTGTCTGCGCAAACTGGGGGAGGTGCTTGCCGCCTGCGCCCGGCGTCCGGGAGACCTGGCGGCTCGCTACGGCGGCGAGGAGTTCGCCGTGATCCTGCCCGCCACCACCCTGGAAGGAGCCGCCGACGTGGCGGGACAGATTCATGCCGGACTGGCGAAATGGGCCATTCCCCACACCGCCTCGGCCACCGGCGTGGTCACCGTGAGCATCGGCATGGTGCTGTTGCCGCCCGAGAGGGAATCCACCCCGGAAGAATTGATTCAGCAGGCCGACAAAGCCCTCTACGACGCCAAGCAGGGAGGACGCAACCGGACCGAAATCGCCGGATCCCGGAACAATACGGTGTGAGTCCTTCTTGCTTCCCACCCCGACAGGCCGTTTCGCAACATCATCCCTCTTCAAACGGGTCAATCAGCCGCAATGCGTCAATCCGCCGGAAGTCTTCCACATTGCGCGTCATAAGCGGCAATCCCTCTACCAATGCACTGGCAGCGATGATGGCGTCAGGCAGCTTGATGGACAACCGCCCACGCAACAAGACAACCTGGTCAGCAACTTTCCGGGAAAGAGGGATTTCATCCATGGCTAAAAGAAGCTTCCGGGCATCGAGACGACTTTGGTCGGTGTGACCGCGCCAACCAAGAAGTTCAATGGTGGTGATGATGGAAACCGCCGCGCCTTCAACCAGGGAACGTTCCACCCTTCGAAGAAAGGACACATCGGGATAACAGGCCAGATAGTCAATCAGAACATTGGTGTCGAGCAGTCGGACGGCGTTCAATCACGAGGCTCCCTGATACCCCACTCATCGCGCATGGCGGCAAATTCCCTACGCAGTTCGAGGGGGTCGGTTTGCGGGAAACTGGCCCGAGCGGCATGTGCCAGGTCGAGAATAGAGGACTCCGCATGACCAACCCCCTCCTCAACCAGGACGATGACCCTGACGTTGGCGGCGTTGGCGGGAAGGCGGTCACTGTGAACATCGAGTCGATGATCGATAATGGCGGTTTGAATTTCAACGGCATACATGGTTTTGGTCTCCTCTGTCGCCGCGATGGGGAAATCTCCATCAAACACGATCAGTTTATCCACTATCTCGCACCACTCGCAACGCCCTCTACCAATGTTTCTCCGGCAAACCCCCACCCCGGCGGAATCAGCGGCTAAGGATCCTGGACTGCGTCAGGGGATTGCCTGTCCGCCGCCATCATGCGGCCCAGCAATTGCCCCATCCGGCGCATCTCCTCTTCGTCGTACAATTGGTGCAACCAGCCGCCCACCTCGGCACGCACCTCGCGAATGGCCCGTTGGGCAAGCTGCACCCCCTGCTCCGACAAGCGCACCGGCTTGACCCGGCGGTCCCCCTCCCGGGTGGAACGCACCACCAGGCCCCGCTCCTCCAGCTCCTTGAGAATCTTGGTCAAACCGCCGGAAGTCAGCAGCACCGCCTGCTGCAAGCCCATGGGCGTCAACTCCCACGGCGGGGGACTGCGCCGCAGACTGGCCAGCACGTCGAACTGCGCCGGGCTCAGGCGATGCCGCGCCAATACCTCCCCCACCCGGCGGAAATGCACCTCCCTGGCCCGAAGCAGGGAAAAGACGAACCCCATCAGCGGCGCATCCAGCGATTCCGGCCAGTTGGCCCGGTGCAGGGCGATCAACTCCTCCGTGGTCTCCAACATAGTTTCACCTCCCGGCTCACCTTTTCATCTCGTGCGGGCCAAGAGTAAAGGCAACGAACGGCAAAGATCAAGAAATCTTTCTTGCAAGATTGTTTCAGGTGCGCTAACAATCACCCATCCAGTCGCCCTGGCCGGGAGATAGAGGGACCATGCCGCCTGCCGTTTCACCGCCGATCCTGCTGATTTCCGCTCTCCTGTTGCTTGGGGGCTGCTGGCTGCCCGGTCCCGATTTCCGCCGCCCGACGCCGGAGGTCGAGGCCCGCTGGCAGGCGGCGCTGCCCCACGAGGGTTCGCTGGTCCGGCTCGCCGACTGGTGGACCCACTTCGACGACCCGCTGTTGCCACGGCTGATCGCACGGGCCGAGGCGGGGCATCCCAATTTGGAGAAGGCCCTGGCCAGTCTGGCGGAAGCCCGTGCGGGGGTGGCCTCCGCCACGGCGACGGGGTTGCCGGTGGTCAACACCGGGGCATCCCTGGCGCGGGGGGGTGAAGCGGGCAACAGCGCCCTGCCCGCCACCACCAACCGCAAGGTCAGCCTGGACGCCAGTTGGGAGTTGGGGCTTTTCGGCAGCGTGCAACGCGCCATGGAGGTGGCCACGGCCCAGATGGCGGCGCGGGAGGAGAGCTGGCACCAGGCCCGCATCACCCTGGCCGCCGAGGTGGCGGCGCGATACGTCGATTACCGCTCCTGCCGGCGACTGGTGGGCAATTTGGAAGAGGAACTGACCTCCCGCCGCACCACGCGGGAGGTGGTGGGCAAAGCGGTGGCGGCGGGTTTGCGGGCGGCGGCGGAAGCCGAACTGGCCCGTGCCGTCGTTGCCGAGGGGGAGTCGCAACGGACGGCCCAGGAGATGGAGTGCGAACTGGCGCTCAAGGCGCTGGTGGCCTTGAGCGGCCTGGAAGAGACCACCTTGCGGGAGTGGCTGGCCGAGCCCGCCCCGCCGCTGCCCGCGCCCGAACGCTTCGCCGTGACCACGCTGCCGGCGGCGCTGCCTTCCCAGCGACCCGATCTGGCCGCCGCCGAGCATGAACTGGCCGCCGCATCCGCCGCCATCGGCTATGCCGAGGCGCAACGTTATCCGCGTTTTTCCCTGACCGGCAGCATCGGCCTGCGCCACGCCGACTTCAAGGGGCAGAGCCCGGAGTTCCGCCCCTGGAGTTTCGGCCCCTCCCTCTCCCTGCCGCTGTTCGACGCCGGAGCGCGGCAGGCCCAGGTGGATGCCGCCACCGCCCGTTATCAACAGGCCCTGGCGGCCTATCGACTGGCGGTGCGCCTGGCCATCCGCGAGGTGGAGGAGGCGCTCACCCGGCTGGATGCGGCCACCCGCCGCGCCGGCGCCGCCCAAACCGCCGCCGATGGCCAGAAGGCCTTCTTCCTCGCCACCCTGGAACACTACCGGCAAGGGGGCGCGGACCTGTTGCGCGTCGAGGAGACCCGACGCAACGCCGGGCAGGCGGAACGCAACCGCCTGTTGCTGGAACGGGAACAGGTGCAACAGTGGATCGCCCTTTACAAAGCTCTCGGCGGTGGCTGGGAGAGGAGAGACGACACGCCATGAAACGGACCGTCATCGCCCTTCTGCTGCCGGGCCTGCTGCTCGGCGGCGTGCTGCAGGCCGCCCCCGAGACCCCGGCCACCGGGGACAAAGCCGTTCTCACCGTGGAGAGCTGTCTGCCGGTGTTGAAGGAGTGGCCCGAGGAGATCACCGCCAGCGGCGGGGTCTTCGCCTGGCAGGAGGCCATCGTGGCGGCGGAACTGGGCGGATTGGCCCTGCAGGCGGTGCGGGTGGATGTGGGTTCCGTGGTGAAGAAGGGTCAGGAGCTGGCCCGTCTCTCCGACGAGATGCAGCAGGCCGCCGTGGCGCTGCAGCAGGCCAACGCGGCCAAGGCCCGAGTGGCCCTGGAAGAGGCGCGCGGCAACGCGCAACGCGCCCGGCAGGTCAAGGGGAGCGGCGCCCTCTCCGAACAGCAGATCAACCAGTATCTCCTGGCCGAGAAATCCGCCGCCGCCAGCCTCGCGGCCAGCGAGGCCTCTCTGCGACTGGAGGAGACCCGCCTGAAGCAGACCCGCATTCTCGCCGCCGACGACGGTCTGATCACCGCCCGCAACGCCACCCTGGGCGCGGTGGTGGGCAGCGGTGCGGAGTTGTTCCGCCTGTTGCGTCAAAACCGTCTGGAGTGGCGGGCCGAAGTCACCGCCAGCCTGCTGCCGCGCCTTCAGCCGGGCCAGACGGCGCGGTTGACCCTCTCCAGCGGGCAGG
This sequence is a window from Magnetococcales bacterium. Protein-coding genes within it:
- a CDS encoding TSCPD domain-containing protein, producing the protein MAVNISKKIVSYEVVTDAPVAKAEPAKVEEKSRRKQEAAVPPAKVIQMQPLLERSDKLEGVTYKVTTPLSEHALYITINDIIVSAGTEFEHRRPFEIFINSKNMDNFAWIVALTRVLSAVFRNGGDVTFLVEELRSVFDPRGGYFKPGGKYMPSLVAEIGECIEKHLQDIGMLRSEVTEDLKAKRRMAAEEGLTGSTQCPKCAQMAVVQLDGCDTCLECGFSKCG
- a CDS encoding adenosylcobalamin-dependent ribonucleoside-diphosphate reductase, which encodes MFHKAELQFSVNPEEVVMQAASWDIWDKKYRLKTKDGQPLDATVEDTYRRVAMALAMVEVEPKRQFWFERFFWALLNGAIPAGRIISNAGARQHKPATSTINCTVSGTVRDSMDDILRSVHDAGLTLKAGCGIGYEFSTLRPRGAFVAGAGASTSGPLSFMDIFDAMCRTISSAGGRRGAQMATFDITHPDILEFIRAKRENGRLRQFNLSCLITDAFMEAVKNNQDWELLFPANRHELEDPDCEIRYRPWPVTDGYKTNGRGEVACRVYRRLPARRVWDAILSSSYDYAEPGFILIDKVNEMNNNWFDEDIRATNPCGEQPLPPHGACLLGSINLVKFIKNPFSGKAVFDWERFREVVRIFTRMLDNVVEIHGLPLASQGREIVRKRRHGMGFLGLGSCLTMLGRVYGDPESVAFTEQVAREMAIAGFETGVELASEKGPAPIMEELFTVDGAMLAKRPEMVQDGYALGDRVAGKVLLGRYSRYMAQFPQALRERIMREGCRFTHHTSLAPTGTISLSLGNNVSNGIEPSFAHKYSRNVIREGRKTKEKVDVLSFELMAYRTLVNPHAEPGAEEEANRLPPFFADTNTIAPRAHVDIQSAAQKWIDSSISKTINVPTDFPYEEFKGIYLYAYQMGLKGCTTFRFNPEAFQGVLVKEEDLAATTYRFALEDGTILELKGNEEVEYDGEVHTAANLFDALKEGYYGRL
- the ubiE gene encoding bifunctional demethylmenaquinone methyltransferase/2-methoxy-6-polyprenyl-1,4-benzoquinol methylase UbiE; the encoded protein is MVSNTVSFGFKEIPITDKVREVKRIFDTVADRYDLMNDLMSLGIHRLWKDQAIRTLRPGKGWRVLDVAAGTGDLAQRIHPRIGETGRILLYDINYRMLETGRDRLTNEGLLSGLDWVQGDAESLPFPDNSFHGVTIGFGIRNVTRIETAFREMFRVLRPGGRLMCLEFSRMAIPALRPLYDTYSFRLLPQIGHWVAGDRDAYQYLVESIRRFPDQETLKALLERCGFFGVRYSNLSGGIAAIHLAHKV
- a CDS encoding SCP2 sterol-binding domain-containing protein; the encoded protein is MPTRLLALPLKLLPQPFTAVSLGITLNLFFSRYPALKERLSELGGKIFEFDVEDLGKQFYMRVEDNGGILLHTYCDDDCHVTMAGESTAFLDLLTGQADPDSLFFSRRLKLSGETDTGLRFKNLLDNVEIDWEKEMASVVGGPMAGVLDGWRKQTFAGMQQGRKIVEAGVERWVGNTGLPRKGELEPLHQAVEVLGETLGRLEARASRLEKRLALQSKAKTPNP
- the ubiB gene encoding 2-polyprenylphenol 6-hydroxylase — protein: MLTTLRTLLRLWFILRIVVRYDALPLLSEKALPYRILVWLAGLRPSTRALRRRYTSSERMRKALEALGPTFIKFGQALSTRVESLPEEVAREMKKLQDEVPPFPFEKVRETIEESLKGRLEDFFPQFDSVPVASASIAQVHHAFTKEGREVAVKVKRPQIDAVVESDIRMLSQLAGLVEMYVPEWRRFRVQKVVDEFAATIRSEMNFQVEAARAQQFRDNFRLDKELRIPEVIWSLSGQRVMTLEWIDGFPIDELRDHPEFASRVDRISRNIVTAFFKQVFRDGYFHADQHPGNIFVTPDGTIVILDFGITGQVSMQTRIWLAVMLQGFLMRDYRKVARVHLDAGYIPMDTDMGEFEEACRQIGEPVFGQPLKEISIGKLLAQLFKVTEQFNMPVQPQLLLLQKTMVTLEGVGREINPELNVWLLAEPLIREWMMDHLGPKGRLLNARETISNSLHATTQLPELLYTGIERLARDRVRMRLHPESLQTLEERMNVGFRQQVAAIFGGALLMSAAMLIASGSSAWWYVPALGLSAGQFLKASRLLK
- a CDS encoding diguanylate cyclase: MAHMRTSSALLHRALLIIALGVVVATVLNLLAVRLLLLPDFLRLEEDKARQSLFQARKLLLGELSHLGDTTADWGVWEDTFEFMRNRNPEYIAKNLTPETLTNLKLNLMALYAPEGLKVWGTVIDSAEKKELPLPPFDAPFLDREHPLLRISPGSTKESGFWPTSAGLLFVGRSPILKSSASEERQGTLLMGRLLDRTYQETLQAMLPEGTTLQAFPSAQTGDALKRALAWELKNHINQAEEGIRITRGKEHVTAQMLLPDIEGRPALLITTRFGTEISGRGELLFTYLLLTIGVSGGLVLLGVGWFFERKVVGPVWRLRQIACDLDIHDPQKVQDCLNRLKTLGLEEKAEVRALAAGLEELLLRSSRQAEELASLNRELVSEVEQRLAAEQRLQQLNETLSRLSRTDALTGLANRRAFDEILSQELKRCQRMGQTLALLLMDVDRFKAFNDTYGHPEGDECLRKLGEVLAACARRPGDLAARYGGEEFAVILPATTLEGAADVAGQIHAGLAKWAIPHTASATGVVTVSIGMVLLPPERESTPEELIQQADKALYDAKQGGRNRTEIAGSRNNTV
- a CDS encoding type II toxin-antitoxin system VapC family toxin; translation: MNAVRLLDTNVLIDYLACYPDVSFLRRVERSLVEGAAVSIITTIELLGWRGHTDQSRLDARKLLLAMDEIPLSRKVADQVVLLRGRLSIKLPDAIIAASALVEGLPLMTRNVEDFRRIDALRLIDPFEEG
- a CDS encoding MarR family transcriptional regulator, encoding MLETTEELIALHRANWPESLDAPLMGFVFSLLRAREVHFRRVGEVLARHRLSPAQFDVLASLRRSPPPWELTPMGLQQAVLLTSGGLTKILKELEERGLVVRSTREGDRRVKPVRLSEQGVQLAQRAIREVRAEVGGWLHQLYDEEEMRRMGQLLGRMMAADRQSPDAVQDP